The genome window ATGTCTTCCATCGGCACGACCTGGGCATGGCCGCCGCCGGCAGCTCCGCCCTTCATGCCGAAACACGGACCCAGAGACGGTTCCCGCAGGCAGATCGTGGCCTTCTTGCCGATGCGGTTGAGGCCGTCGCCGAGACCAACGGTGGTGGTGGTCTTGCCCTCGCCGGCGGGTGTCGGGTTGATCGCGGTGACGAGCACGAGCTTGCCGTCCGGCCGGTCGCCGAGGCTCTTGATGAAATCGGAGCGGACCTTGGCCTTGGTGGACCCGTAATTTTCCAGGGCTTCGGCTGGAATGCCGAGCTTTTCGCCGATTTCTCCGATCGGCAGCGTCGCTGCCGCGCGCGCAATCTCGATGTCGCTCGCCATACCCCAGTCCTCCTGTTGCCGGGCCGAGACGGATTCCGGCGGGTTCCTCGAAGAGAGCCGGCGTAAGGCTATTGGATGCGGAGCGCCGGCGGTGTTGAATTTGCGACGCTGCGTCGTTCAACAATCGACGCGGGCATCGCCGTGCCCGGCACAGCGGGCGGAGAAGCCGCCAGCTGCTCAAGGCACCACGCGCTGCTCAGCTGTCGCCGGTTGCCACGGGCGTATCCTCGCGTCCGCCCCATTCGGTCCAGGAGCCGTCGTAGACCGGTGCCTTGTCCTGTCCGGCGACGGTGAGCGCGAGCGAGAGGATGGCGGCCGTCACGCCCGATCCGCAGGTGGTGACGACCGGTTTTGTTCGGTCGACACCGGCGGTGTCGAAGGCGGCGGTGAGCGCGTCGGTGTCTTTCAGCCGACCGTCGCTCATCAATTCGGTGAAGGGCAGGTTCAAGGCGCCCGGCATGTGCCCGCCGCGAAGACCCGCGCGGGGTTCGGGGTCGGTTCCGGCGAAGCGGCCCCGCGAGCGGGCATCAAGCACTTGTCCGCCGGCCTCCAGCATGCGGGCGACCTTGGCACGGTCGGCGACGAGACCGTGGTTGAGACGGGCGCTGAAGTGCCGGTCGCCGCGCGGAGCCGGGGCCATGTCCTCGACCGGATGGCCTGCCGCTTCCCAGCCCGGCAGCCCGCCATCCAGCACATGCACATCCTCGACGCCCATGGCCCGGAACATCCACCACACGCGGGCGGCGGAATAAAGCCCGACGCCGTCATAGACGACGATCGTCTGGCCGTCGCCGATGCCGAGCTTGCGCATCATCGAGGAGAAGATATGCGCCGGCGGCAGCATGTGCGGCAGATCGCTCGCCGGGTCGCTGATGGCGTTGACGTCGAAGAACACGGCGCCGGGGATGTGCCGCTCGCCGTACTCCGGCTGCGTGTCAGGCTGACCGACCGGCGGCAGCCAGGCGTTGACGACGACGACATCCGGGGAGGCAAGCTTGTTGGCAAGCCAGGACGGGGAGACGAGGGGGGATCTGGGCATGGGCTGAGGCTCCGGAAACGGGGCGGGCGGGAATGGCAGGGGGTCAGTCGAGAAGGCGGATACGGACCCGGCGGTTCTGCCGGCCCTTCTTCTCGATCTTGGGAACCTCGATCGGGCCGATCTCGGAGGTGCGGCTGACATGGGTGCCGCCGCAGGGTTGAAGGTCGACGTCCGCGCCGATGCGGATGAGACGCACGCGCCCCGACCCCATCGGCGGCTTGACGCTCATGGTCTTCACCAGATCGGGGTTTGCCTCAAGCTCCGCGTCCGTGATCCACTCGCTGGTGATCTCGTGATCGCCACTTGAGATCTCGTTGACCTTCGCGGCGATCTCCTCCTTGTCGAGCACAGCCTCGGGCAGGTCGAAGTCGAGCCGTCCGTCGCCATCGGAAATCTGGCCGCCGGTCACGGGGTAGGGCAGCACCACGGACAGGAGGTGGAGCGCGGTGTGCACGCGCATCAGCCGGTAGCGTCGCGCCCAGTCGAGATGAAGGACCACGGTCTCGCCGACCTGCGGCAGCGCGCTGCCTTCGGCCGGTACGTGAACGATCTGGGAGCGGTCCTCGCCATAGACGGTCGTCGCGATGGTCACTTCGCCACCGTCGGCGCGTTCCAGCGTTCCGCTGTCGCCGGGCTGTCCGCCTCCGGTGGCGTAGAACACGGTGCGGTCGAACACCATGCCGCCGCGGTCGGTGATGGCGGTGACCGTTGCCTCGCAGGTGCGGAGATAGGCGTCGTCGCGAAAAAGCAGCTCCGTCATGAAACCCTCGGTTCGATTCCTTCGTGGGGCGTCAGACTAGCCGATCGCACGGGGCAATCAAATGCCGGCGGACAAGGGTCTGCGTTACAGGATCGGCGAGAACAGACGGGCGGCCTGGGCGACCAGGCGAAAGGCGAAGGAGCGCGAAGCGAGGTCTTCCTGCGTCGCTTCACGCGAGCGGGAGAAGTCCTCGACGAGCATGTCTTCCACGCGTTTGATCGTGCGTGCGTGGGTGAACCACATCATCACTTCGAAATTGATGCGGAAGGAGCGCGCATCGAAGTTGACCGTGCCGATCCCGGCCAGGTCGTCATCGACCAGGATGACCTTCTGGTGGAGAAAGCCGGCCGTGTAGCGATAGACCTTGATGCCGTAGGAGGTCATGTCGTCGGCATGGGCATAGCTCGCCAGCCAGACAAGACGGTGGTCGGCCTTTTCCGGCAGGAGAATGCGAACGTCGACGCCGCGCATCGAGGCCGCCAGGAGAGCGGTCTGCATGGCCTGCTCGGGAACGAAATAGGGACTGACGATCCAAAGGCGCTTGCGCGCGCGCGATATGACCTCGGCAAAGGCGATGCCGCAGTCCTCGAACGTGTCCGCCGGACCTGTCGGCATGGTGAGCACCGGTTCGTCGCCCGGCTGCGGGATCGGGTCCGGCAGACAGGGGTCGATCGGGTTTCCGGTCGCCCAGTGCCAATCCTCGCCGAAGGACAGCGAGCAGGCGCTTGCCGCCGGACCCTCGACCCGCACATGGGTGTCGCGCCAGTGACCGTATTTCGGCGAAAGGCCGAGGTATTCGTCGCCGACATTGTGCCCGCCGACCCAGGCGGTCTCCCCGTCGACCACGACGATCTTTCGGTGATTGCGGTAGTTCAGGCGCATCGGTCCGCTGAGCCGCAGCAGCTTATGGCGTTCGTTGAACCCGGCGACATGGACACCGGCGTCGCACAGTCGTTGGATATACCCCCGCGACAGGCTCTTGCTTCCGACGTCGTCGTAGAGAAGATGGATGCGCACGCCCGCCTTCGCCCGCTCGATCAGGCAGTCGGCGAGCCGCTGGCCGATGCCGTCGTCGCGGATGATGAAGAACTGGACGAGGACGGTGCGTTTGGCTGCGGCAATCCCGGTCAGGATGGAATCGAACGTGTCGGGGCCGTCGATCAGCACGTCAACGGTATTGCCCGCCAGGAACGGGATCTGGGCGATTTTCGTCAGGACAGGCCAGCTTGTGCTCGTGTCCGCGTCGGCGAGCTTCATGTTGCGGGCGCGTTCCGCGCGCGAATCGCGCCCTGCATAGGCACGCACTTCCTCGTAGTCCCCAAAATGTTTCCAGCCGAACACCAGATAGATGAAGGCGGTGGGGAACGGCAGGAACAGAAGCGACATGAGCCAGCCGATGGAGCCTTGCGCTGTGCGTGAATGCAGCACCTCGCGCACCGCGCAGACCGCTGCGAGGGCATAGATCGCCAGGGTGAGCGCGGCAATGACTGGAAGGTTGTCGAGAAAGAGCGCGATCAGATCGATGTCTTGTGTCACCGGCTTTGGCTCACGGGGCCGGCTCGAACGGGATGGTGATGTCGGTCTTGCGCTCCAGCCATGCGGGCACGGGCAGGTCCTTTGAGCGAAGGAAGTCGGGATTGAACAGTTTCGACTGATAGCGCGTGCCATAGTCGCACAGGATCGTCACGATGGTGTGCCCCGGGCCCATCTCGCGCGCCATGCGAATGGCTCCGGCCACATTGACGCCCGAAGAGGCGCCAAGGCACAGGCCCTCATGTTCCAGCAGGTCGAACACCACCGGAAGGGCTTCCGTGTCCGGGATCTGGAAGGGCATGTCCACCAACGCGCCTTCGAGGTTGGCGGTGATCCGGCCCTGGCCGATCCCCTCGGTGATCGATGAGCCTTCGGCCTTCAGTTCGCCATGGGCGTAATAGTTGAAGAGCGCTGCGCCCATCGGGTCGGCGAGACCTATCTTCACGTCGCGGCTGCGCTCCTTCAGCGCCATGCCGACACCGGCGAGCGTGCCGCCGGAACCGACCGCGCAGATGAAACCGTCGACCTTGCCGTCGGTCTGGCGCCAGATTTCCGGCCCCGTTGTCTCGATATGCGCCTGCCGGTTCGCGACATTGTCGAACTGGTTGGCCCAGATCGCGCCGTTCGGCTCGCTCTTGTTCAGTTGTTCGGCCAGCCGGCCGGAAAGTTTCACGTAGTTGTTCGGGTTCTTGTAGGGCGCGGCGGGCACTTCGACGAGTTCCGCACCGGCAAGGCGCAGCATGTCCTTCTTTTCCGCGCTCTGCGTTTCGGGAATGACGATCACCGAGCGGTAGCCGAGCGCGTTGCCGACCAGGGCGAGCCCGATGCCGGTGTTGCCCGCGGTGCCCTCGACGATCATTCCACCGGCTCTCAGTGCGCCGCGGGCTTCGGCATCGCGTATGATGAAAAGCGCTGCGCGATCCTTCACCGATTGTCCCGGATTGAGGAATTCCGCCTTGCCGAGGATCTCGCATCCCGTCAGTTCGGATGCGCGATTGAGCCGGATCAGCGGCGTGTTGCCGATGGCGTCGATCACAGAAGCCTTGATGTCCATGCGTGTCGTCATTCCGGTTTGGCCGGCAGGGCGCTGGGCGCCGGCGAGGTCTCTGGCTGTGCTGGAGGAGGAAGATATGGTGTACGGCTCCCCGTCTCAAGCCGGTCGCAGAATATGCGACCCCTTGTTGATAATTCCCGGTCGGCTGTCCTTTGAAATCGGTCGATCAATGATCATTCAATCCATAGAATCTCAAAATTAAGGTGGGTTCCGCTGATCTAGCGTCAATGCGGCAGCGTAGCACGGGATGAGAACGGCGCGAAGTCCAGGCTGTCGCCGTTGGAATTGGAATTGGCGCAATGCTCACGATCCGCTAAGACGGGTCCCGCACAGGGTTGTGTGTTTGGGTGCTTCTGCGCTTGAGACAAAGGTGTTTGCGGGAATGGACCAGTCACATCAGCATTTCGATGCGTTGCTTGCCGGCTATGTGGCAGGCACGCTTGCGGAGCCGGCCCGGCTTCTGGTGCGCTCGCATCTCGATCTGTCGCCGGCCAATCGCTCTTTCGTTCGCGACCTGGAAGCAACCGGCGGCCGCATGTTGGAAGACGTGGCGCCGATGCCTCTTGCTGACCGTGACGGGATGCTTGAAGCGGTGTTTTCAAGTCCGGAGGAAGAGCGGATCTCCGTCGTGCCGCAGGCTGCTGCCAAAACGCGGCTTCCCGTGACGCTGGTCAACTTCATCGGAAAGGATGCCGGCGATCTTCCCTGGAAGACCCGTCTTCCCGGATTTCGGGAGTATCGGATCGGTGAGATAGACGGATGCACCGCAAGCCTTTTCTGGATTCGTGCGGGACAGGCCATGCCGACCCACACACACCACGGCACCGAACTCACGCTGGTGCTCGAAGGGGGCTTCAGTGACGAAGGCGGTCACTTCCTGCGCGGCGATGTGGCGTATGCCGATGACGAAGTCGACCACCGCCCGATTGCCGACGAGGGCGAGGATTGCCTGTGTTTCGCAGTGACCGAGGGAAGTCTGCGCCTTACGGGGCCGGTCGGGCGGTTCTTCGCCCCTTTCCTGCGCGGTTGACGCGAGGCAGCCCGGATTTCAGCCCGATTTTCGCACCTCGCACCTGATATAAGGCGATCCGCCTTCGCGCAAAGTCGTGCATAGGGTACGCGGCGAGGAGATCCCATGATGTCCCATCCATCCGATTTTTCCGCGACGCCCGAAGACGGCGTCGCCTGGGTGACCGGCGCCAGTTCCGGCATTGGTGCGGCACTTGCCCGCAAGCTTGCAGGAGAGGGATGGCGTGTCGCGGTCACCGCGCGTTCGGACGATGACCTGCGCGCCCTTGCGGGCGAATGCGACGACCTGACCGGCGAGATCCTGGTCTATCCCGGCGATGCGACGGATGCGTCGCGCATGGCCGAGATCGTCGCCGGGATCTGGGCTGATGCCGGGCCCATCGCCCTGGCGGTTCTCAACGCCGGTGTCTATTTGCCGGTGGACGGCACGAAGCCGGGCATCGAGGCGTTCCACACATCCTTCGACGTCAATCTCGGCGGCACGGTCAATTGCCTGGCGCCGCTGATCGACGCCATGCGCGGGCAGGGCAAGGGCCAGATCGCCCTCGTCGCCTCGGTCGCCGGATATGGCGGCCTGCCGACGTCAGCGGCCTATGGCGCGACCAAGGCGGGATTGATCAACATGGCCGAGGCGTTGAAATTCGACCTTGACCGCATCGGCGTGCGCATCCAGATCGTGTCGCCGGGCTTTGTCGATACGCCGGCGACGAAGGACAATCCCTTTCCGATGCCGCACCTGATGAATGTCGAGGATGCGGCCGGACGCTTGCACAAGGGGCTCAAGCGGAGGGGAAACTTCGAGATTACCTTTCCGCGCCGTTTCACATGGCAGTTGAAGGCGCTGCAACTGCTTCCCTATCGCTGGTATTTCGCGCTTTTGGGTCGAACGACCGGCTGGTCGAAGAAAGCTCCGCCGTCCCCGGCACGTAATGAGGGCGCGCAAGCCGCCGAATAGTGCGCGTCAGGATCGTACAAGATTGTCTGAAATTTCGCGGGAAAGCCGGGCGTGTTCGTTTGCATCGAGCGGAAACCGCCACATCAGCGCGATGGCCGCAAGTTTCAGGACCACCGGAACGATCGCGTAGAGCGCGACGAGAGCGCCAAGGCCGGCGCGCCCCGTGTCGGCCGCGACCCGGGTTGTTTGAAACCCTGCCAGCTCCAGCACCGGAAACGCCAGTCCGACGGCGAGTGCCAGCGACAGTTTCGTCGCCAGACCCCACAGCGCGAAATACAATCCTGACCGCCGGGATCCCGACGATACGGTATCGACGTCGATCACATCCGCCTGGATGGCGGACGGCAAGGCGAGGTCGGCGCCGAGTGCCAATCCGGTGAGCACACAGATCACGCCAAATCCCCAGAGATCTCCGGGTCCGAGAAGCGGAACCGTGATGAAGATCGCACAGGCGCCAAGCATCGCCACGGACCATGTGCGGTGCTTGCCGAAGCGCCGGCTCACGGCGAGCCACACGGGCACGCCGGCGACCCCGCACAGGAAATAGAGAAACAGGAACGGCCCCTGCATTTGCGGCGCCTCCAGAACGCGGGCCACGAAGAACAGGAAGAGCGTGGCGGGAAGACCATTGGCGAAGCCGTTGAGCACGAAGGCGGCCAGCAGGCGAAGGAACGGCCGATTGGCGCGCACATGTGCAAGGCCGGCACGCAAGGCCGGTGGTGCACGGCCGGTGTCCGCCGGTTCCGGCAGGCGCCAAACCGCGATCAACGTCAGAACAGGCAGGGCGACAACCACGAAAAGTGCCAGCACCTGGAGCGATAGCGCCTGGCCCTTTGCGCCGAGCGCCTCGGCAATGCCGGGCACGGAAACCGCCAGCAAGGTGCCGACGAGGACCATGCCCTCGCGCGCCCCGGCAATCCGGCTTCGACCGTGATAATCGCTGACAAGATCCGCCCCCCAGGCCGTGTAGGGAATGACGCAGGCGGTGTAGCCGA of Stappia sp. ES.058 contains these proteins:
- a CDS encoding MFS transporter translates to MTESPVRGDLPVARLAAYAGPALPLAALTLPLYVILPTFYAETIGLPLAQVGFILLAVRLIDALSDPVVGVLSDRFHPPLGRRRGWFLAASLPAALAAYMILTPPEDATGLYLLGWGIALSLGYTACVIPYTAWGADLVSDYHGRSRIAGAREGMVLVGTLLAVSVPGIAEALGAKGQALSLQVLALFVVVALPVLTLIAVWRLPEPADTGRAPPALRAGLAHVRANRPFLRLLAAFVLNGFANGLPATLFLFFVARVLEAPQMQGPFLFLYFLCGVAGVPVWLAVSRRFGKHRTWSVAMLGACAIFITVPLLGPGDLWGFGVICVLTGLALGADLALPSAIQADVIDVDTVSSGSRRSGLYFALWGLATKLSLALAVGLAFPVLELAGFQTTRVAADTGRAGLGALVALYAIVPVVLKLAAIALMWRFPLDANEHARLSREISDNLVRS
- a CDS encoding SDR family NAD(P)-dependent oxidoreductase; this encodes MMSHPSDFSATPEDGVAWVTGASSGIGAALARKLAGEGWRVAVTARSDDDLRALAGECDDLTGEILVYPGDATDASRMAEIVAGIWADAGPIALAVLNAGVYLPVDGTKPGIEAFHTSFDVNLGGTVNCLAPLIDAMRGQGKGQIALVASVAGYGGLPTSAAYGATKAGLINMAEALKFDLDRIGVRIQIVSPGFVDTPATKDNPFPMPHLMNVEDAAGRLHKGLKRRGNFEITFPRRFTWQLKALQLLPYRWYFALLGRTTGWSKKAPPSPARNEGAQAAE
- a CDS encoding cysteine synthase A, whose protein sequence is MDIKASVIDAIGNTPLIRLNRASELTGCEILGKAEFLNPGQSVKDRAALFIIRDAEARGALRAGGMIVEGTAGNTGIGLALVGNALGYRSVIVIPETQSAEKKDMLRLAGAELVEVPAAPYKNPNNYVKLSGRLAEQLNKSEPNGAIWANQFDNVANRQAHIETTGPEIWRQTDGKVDGFICAVGSGGTLAGVGMALKERSRDVKIGLADPMGAALFNYYAHGELKAEGSSITEGIGQGRITANLEGALVDMPFQIPDTEALPVVFDLLEHEGLCLGASSGVNVAGAIRMAREMGPGHTIVTILCDYGTRYQSKLFNPDFLRSKDLPVPAWLERKTDITIPFEPAP
- the sseA gene encoding 3-mercaptopyruvate sulfurtransferase — protein: MPRSPLVSPSWLANKLASPDVVVVNAWLPPVGQPDTQPEYGERHIPGAVFFDVNAISDPASDLPHMLPPAHIFSSMMRKLGIGDGQTIVVYDGVGLYSAARVWWMFRAMGVEDVHVLDGGLPGWEAAGHPVEDMAPAPRGDRHFSARLNHGLVADRAKVARMLEAGGQVLDARSRGRFAGTDPEPRAGLRGGHMPGALNLPFTELMSDGRLKDTDALTAAFDTAGVDRTKPVVTTCGSGVTAAILSLALTVAGQDKAPVYDGSWTEWGGREDTPVATGDS
- a CDS encoding alanyl-tRNA editing protein, with protein sequence MTELLFRDDAYLRTCEATVTAITDRGGMVFDRTVFYATGGGQPGDSGTLERADGGEVTIATTVYGEDRSQIVHVPAEGSALPQVGETVVLHLDWARRYRLMRVHTALHLLSVVLPYPVTGGQISDGDGRLDFDLPEAVLDKEEIAAKVNEISSGDHEITSEWITDAELEANPDLVKTMSVKPPMGSGRVRLIRIGADVDLQPCGGTHVSRTSEIGPIEVPKIEKKGRQNRRVRIRLLD
- the cls gene encoding cardiolipin synthase, coding for MTQDIDLIALFLDNLPVIAALTLAIYALAAVCAVREVLHSRTAQGSIGWLMSLLFLPFPTAFIYLVFGWKHFGDYEEVRAYAGRDSRAERARNMKLADADTSTSWPVLTKIAQIPFLAGNTVDVLIDGPDTFDSILTGIAAAKRTVLVQFFIIRDDGIGQRLADCLIERAKAGVRIHLLYDDVGSKSLSRGYIQRLCDAGVHVAGFNERHKLLRLSGPMRLNYRNHRKIVVVDGETAWVGGHNVGDEYLGLSPKYGHWRDTHVRVEGPAASACSLSFGEDWHWATGNPIDPCLPDPIPQPGDEPVLTMPTGPADTFEDCGIAFAEVISRARKRLWIVSPYFVPEQAMQTALLAASMRGVDVRILLPEKADHRLVWLASYAHADDMTSYGIKVYRYTAGFLHQKVILVDDDLAGIGTVNFDARSFRINFEVMMWFTHARTIKRVEDMLVEDFSRSREATQEDLASRSFAFRLVAQAARLFSPIL
- a CDS encoding ChrR family anti-sigma-E factor, with amino-acid sequence MDQSHQHFDALLAGYVAGTLAEPARLLVRSHLDLSPANRSFVRDLEATGGRMLEDVAPMPLADRDGMLEAVFSSPEEERISVVPQAAAKTRLPVTLVNFIGKDAGDLPWKTRLPGFREYRIGEIDGCTASLFWIRAGQAMPTHTHHGTELTLVLEGGFSDEGGHFLRGDVAYADDEVDHRPIADEGEDCLCFAVTEGSLRLTGPVGRFFAPFLRG